A region from the Aquimarina sp. ERC-38 genome encodes:
- a CDS encoding glycosyltransferase, whose amino-acid sequence MKLSILIPLYNAEKHILRCLNSLVYQGLKEDQYEILLLDDGSKDDSFQVTNEFAKAHTNIIVKQQQNQGAYPTRTNLLEMAKGTYIYFVDADDYLTPNSLGGLLEKMEDKNLDMLGFASTVATPEKKVIPLEDSDKILDPVTDGYSFLINYRYRNEIWWYIIKKEFLKSTGLVFHNNKMLEDVRFTMELLLKAKRISFLPLKVHHYFEHENSLLHTTNPTHFNNSIIEFRRTIREFTPIIRDLDRDNSKYNLLHDKLKARQESFTFFMIIRYFKSNQSFKDLKVALKEAKEHKAYPFTYFPNHEYQANTYKILTIVFNNSLLLYSSFQSFRLFKKVKG is encoded by the coding sequence ATGAAACTAAGCATCCTTATACCATTATATAATGCGGAAAAGCATATACTCAGATGTTTAAATAGTCTTGTCTACCAAGGCCTTAAAGAAGATCAATACGAAATCCTCTTACTGGATGACGGGTCTAAAGATGATAGTTTTCAGGTTACTAATGAATTTGCTAAGGCACATACTAATATTATTGTGAAGCAACAGCAAAATCAAGGGGCATATCCCACCAGAACTAACCTGCTTGAAATGGCAAAGGGTACCTATATCTATTTTGTAGATGCCGATGATTATTTAACCCCAAACAGCCTGGGCGGATTATTAGAAAAGATGGAAGATAAAAACCTGGATATGTTAGGTTTTGCCTCTACCGTAGCTACCCCGGAAAAGAAGGTAATTCCACTAGAAGATTCGGATAAAATATTGGATCCGGTGACAGATGGGTATTCATTTTTAATTAACTACAGATACCGTAATGAAATCTGGTGGTATATTATTAAAAAAGAGTTTTTAAAAAGTACCGGACTCGTGTTTCATAATAATAAGATGCTAGAGGATGTCCGGTTCACCATGGAGTTACTACTAAAAGCAAAAAGAATTTCCTTTTTACCCTTAAAAGTTCATCATTATTTTGAACATGAAAATTCTTTATTACATACAACCAATCCCACACATTTTAATAATTCCATTATAGAATTTCGCCGGACCATAAGAGAATTCACTCCGATCATCAGGGATTTGGATAGAGATAATAGTAAGTACAACTTACTACATGATAAACTAAAGGCACGTCAGGAATCTTTTACATTTTTTATGATTATACGGTATTTTAAATCTAACCAGAGCTTTAAGGATTTAAAAGTAGCCCTGAAAGAAGCAAAAGAACATAAAGCATACCCCTTTACCTATTTTCCGAATCATGAATATCAGGCAAATACTTATAAAATTTTAACGATTGTTTTTAACAACTCCTTGCTACTATATAGTAGTTTTCAATCATTTCGTCTTTTTAAAAAGGTAAAAGGTTAA
- a CDS encoding HAD family hydrolase — translation MDKKNVIFDLDDTLSKEILYLESAYKTIADFIATKLSIDAVEVHQKMLRWYHTKENAFEKVVTAYSSDTVQLYKNELLDIYRNHLPNITLKEEVIAVLDYCKNKEYNLGLLTDGRSVQQRNKIKALGLSTYFKEIVISEEFGSEKPNPNNYRYFESVFGEGTYYYIGDNTSKDFLSPNQLNWISICLKDNGENIHSQNFNLPKEYVPKHTIHTLKELLPLL, via the coding sequence ATGGATAAAAAAAACGTGATTTTTGACCTGGATGACACCCTTTCTAAAGAAATTCTATATTTAGAGTCTGCATATAAAACTATAGCTGATTTTATTGCTACAAAATTATCCATAGACGCAGTCGAAGTTCACCAAAAAATGCTCCGTTGGTACCATACTAAAGAGAATGCTTTTGAAAAAGTGGTAACCGCTTACAGTTCAGATACCGTTCAACTTTATAAAAATGAATTATTAGATATCTATAGAAACCATTTGCCAAATATTACTTTAAAAGAAGAAGTCATAGCCGTTTTGGATTATTGTAAAAACAAAGAATACAACCTGGGATTGTTAACCGATGGCCGAAGCGTACAACAACGGAATAAAATTAAAGCCCTGGGCTTATCGACGTATTTTAAAGAAATTGTCATCTCCGAAGAATTTGGAAGTGAAAAACCCAATCCAAACAATTATCGGTATTTTGAGTCCGTATTTGGCGAAGGAACGTATTATTATATCGGAGACAATACGTCTAAAGATTTTCTTTCTCCTAATCAACTAAACTGGATTAGTATATGCTTAAAAGACAACGGAGAGAATATACATTCTCAAAATTTTAATTTACCTAAAGAGTATGTACCTAAACATACGATCCATACCCTGAAGGAATTACTACCTCTGTTATAA
- a CDS encoding T9SS type A sorting domain-containing protein, whose protein sequence is MNIAVYGKSHLLPEGLHKNSKAQTTNSFIELDESGQQLVIGQGQAKGLINANKQGITINGNGWNMFALPQQINENTVLKFEFRSTQLGEEHGIGVSNNNVPSGLAGNRFKLYGTQNVPERVANRDFQYTGSGEFESFSIPIGQFITGDYKFIVFINDNDAATGQVNSSFRNIEFVDGNSTHPVTGTPSINYAFNFGNRRTARPEGFIKDFGRGYGVKDSLTFGWLSSFNNRPRNAFIAGADRGKIFNIDVIRNSFMQMNRLGTAPQFKWEVEVPNGIYRVIVQAGDPQPETIQGTRHLITAEGVPVIDYTPNGGFGTRTGVAEITVTDGRLTIDGSNGFNAKLNSVVVQSDDGLQFPAVIGSVPLDGATDVSLDTSISANFLSFPNVSSNGATSLDNESLENNVALFKVENGVPIPVPANINGTGGGDAINITATTSLEPNTRYVYVIEGVKDLAGATIYPYVAEFITGDGIPVDTGNSQEVVGLENVAFSNQGSVAEGRYSSLVIGPDGKLYGLGIAGQIDRWTIGTDGTLLDKQTLTGLNDAFGNSRLAIGLAFDPRSTPENLIAYVSHASFTFSGGEPWDGKLSRLTGANLENHETILTNLPRSVRDHLTNSIIFNPNNPNVLYFNQGSNSAGGDADGAWGRRPERLLSAATLKLDLSLLPATLPLDVQTTDVLEVIGNAPVNSIRMSDGTYNPYAVNSPLTIAGSGIRNAYDLVYHSNGKIYVPTNGTAGGSISPPSVEGTRRPNGDFYSGSVIPRAVGNDTQKDFLFKIDPSASIGYFGHPNPLRGEYVLNSGSLSTSKYPTGILPDVNYTGFAYDFEFNKSPNGVIEYKSPGLLQGAIIVCRYSNGDDLIVLYPNGPNDDIATSKTGITGLTGLKNPLDLIEDPNTGNIYVSEFTQDGKITLLKLEDNGLNVDPDTDIVEISSKELIFEGIINRAVPNKKVTIANRKTEAIVLDSLVISGIHASNFSTTGIALPLTIEPNSSLDIFINFNTGSTPADLSGLLTLNFANEESQTVGLYGLSKGGFAAGEEPFLQQIVNVLGYPINTGGNTLSYPITSDLLGDEIANSVFEQAEVSMPIKLTPVGRYSPIEAASFGYYLSDIPDSETELIVLTNTSANSQTLFPSFTGSTLFNISNSFGFYGSTQGNKTFYTEDQLNANLPVPHAWRIYPIVNREGNTVPNTFLFTMEEASNGDYQDYIYVVSNIKPVAIVDKNEISVSFATPVNDDVFSKGELFTVEITATSTNQNITDVQLFVDDVLVRTVTSAPYVFGGDNAPNDLTGLTVGEHVLKAIATDAVGNTEEASITISIIEDPNTAEIFLENMLKVPGTDIAFPYNDRVVFHRLKSGRFLTTDKNIIRVHNVGNADLKVDSVTISTNDFELINPVDADGFTLGVNEFRDVPVIFTKSEGTENELVEATFSVISNDMNTPVASVVLAGEFQLACCGGREPKPRDIVKLLGFATQITGNGTRLKSAYPTAASIASGDQGDLELSQLWVQADLSQPVTSFFVNGFSGNGSQTVKLIDDQKVTVDGFSFTRTVAWNQAMFPRVGDNSITDPLVFASKNVSSPFAIEIQNRSTLGSGRIDVNTGLPPDLEVRAYKIVNPDGSIRENEYFVTMDFARNCTDFGGGTCDYNDNAIYITNIKPFDPTLVAPTVAASVAKATLETFPLLDQGIRAEDILVFPNPTKDVLNLNISNYKGQSIDYHISAITGATIKKGALTGDSSNNSVISVGSLPNGLYFLNLELKDGTAIVKKFVIRK, encoded by the coding sequence TTGAACATCGCAGTATATGGCAAAAGTCATTTACTACCTGAAGGCTTGCATAAAAACAGTAAGGCTCAAACCACTAATTCATTTATAGAATTGGACGAATCGGGGCAACAATTAGTTATTGGACAGGGTCAAGCCAAAGGACTTATAAATGCTAATAAACAAGGAATAACGATCAACGGGAACGGTTGGAATATGTTTGCATTACCCCAACAGATTAATGAAAATACGGTACTAAAATTTGAATTTCGCTCTACACAACTGGGAGAGGAGCATGGTATTGGAGTATCTAACAATAATGTGCCTTCCGGACTTGCCGGAAATCGCTTTAAACTTTATGGAACTCAAAATGTTCCGGAAAGAGTGGCAAACAGGGATTTTCAATATACCGGGAGCGGAGAGTTCGAATCCTTTTCTATTCCCATAGGACAATTTATTACCGGGGATTACAAATTTATTGTATTTATCAATGACAACGATGCTGCTACAGGTCAAGTAAATTCTTCTTTTAGAAATATTGAGTTTGTAGATGGAAACAGTACCCATCCTGTAACCGGTACTCCTAGTATAAATTATGCTTTTAACTTTGGGAACAGGAGGACAGCACGGCCAGAAGGTTTTATAAAAGACTTCGGAAGAGGCTATGGTGTGAAGGACAGCCTGACGTTTGGATGGTTATCTTCTTTTAATAACCGTCCTCGTAATGCTTTTATTGCCGGCGCAGACAGGGGTAAAATCTTTAATATTGACGTAATAAGAAATTCATTTATGCAGATGAACCGTCTGGGAACTGCCCCACAGTTTAAATGGGAGGTAGAAGTTCCCAACGGTATTTATCGAGTGATTGTACAGGCAGGTGATCCGCAACCGGAAACCATACAAGGAACCAGGCACTTAATTACCGCAGAGGGGGTGCCCGTTATTGATTACACACCTAATGGTGGTTTTGGAACACGTACCGGAGTGGCAGAAATTACCGTTACGGACGGTCGATTAACTATAGACGGTAGTAACGGTTTTAATGCAAAACTTAACTCTGTGGTCGTACAATCTGATGATGGTCTGCAATTTCCTGCAGTAATAGGATCAGTACCCCTGGATGGAGCTACCGATGTTAGTTTGGATACTTCCATATCTGCTAATTTCCTTTCTTTTCCAAATGTAAGTAGTAACGGAGCGACTAGTCTGGATAATGAAAGTTTAGAAAACAATGTGGCACTTTTTAAAGTTGAAAATGGAGTGCCGATACCAGTTCCTGCTAATATCAATGGTACCGGTGGTGGTGATGCAATTAATATTACTGCAACCACTTCTTTAGAACCTAATACCCGTTATGTATACGTTATAGAAGGAGTTAAAGACCTGGCTGGGGCAACCATTTATCCTTATGTAGCAGAATTTATAACCGGGGACGGAATACCTGTGGATACTGGTAATTCTCAGGAAGTGGTAGGATTAGAAAATGTTGCATTTTCTAATCAGGGTAGTGTTGCCGAAGGAAGGTATTCTTCACTGGTTATTGGACCGGATGGTAAGTTGTACGGATTAGGAATTGCCGGGCAGATTGATAGATGGACTATAGGGACCGATGGAACTTTACTTGATAAGCAAACCTTAACCGGGTTGAACGATGCTTTTGGTAATTCCAGATTAGCCATAGGTCTGGCTTTTGATCCCAGGTCTACCCCTGAAAATTTGATAGCTTATGTAAGTCATGCTTCATTTACCTTTAGCGGTGGAGAACCCTGGGATGGTAAATTATCTAGGTTAACTGGTGCTAATCTTGAAAACCATGAAACAATTCTGACTAACCTGCCCAGGTCAGTGAGAGATCACTTAACCAATAGTATCATTTTTAACCCAAATAATCCGAATGTACTCTATTTCAATCAAGGTAGTAACAGTGCGGGAGGAGATGCTGATGGCGCGTGGGGTAGGCGTCCGGAACGTTTATTATCTGCTGCAACCTTAAAATTAGACCTAAGCTTATTACCTGCTACTTTACCGCTAGATGTACAAACCACAGATGTATTAGAAGTAATTGGTAATGCTCCGGTAAACTCCATACGCATGAGTGATGGAACCTATAATCCGTATGCTGTCAATTCTCCTTTAACCATTGCAGGTTCCGGGATACGAAATGCGTATGACCTGGTGTATCATTCAAACGGAAAAATTTATGTGCCAACTAATGGAACTGCCGGTGGAAGTATTAGTCCCCCATCAGTAGAAGGAACAAGAAGACCTAATGGCGATTTTTACAGTGGATCTGTAATCCCCAGGGCAGTTGGAAATGATACTCAAAAGGACTTTTTATTTAAGATTGACCCAAGTGCAAGTATAGGTTATTTCGGACACCCTAATCCGCTTAGAGGAGAGTATGTATTAAATAGCGGATCACTAAGTACCAGTAAGTATCCGACCGGTATTTTACCTGACGTTAATTATACTGGATTTGCCTATGATTTTGAATTTAATAAGTCTCCTAATGGGGTAATAGAATATAAATCTCCCGGTTTATTGCAGGGAGCTATCATTGTATGTAGATATAGTAATGGCGATGATTTGATAGTACTATATCCTAACGGACCTAATGATGATATCGCAACTAGTAAGACTGGCATTACCGGTTTAACCGGACTTAAAAACCCTTTGGATTTAATAGAAGATCCCAATACCGGTAATATTTATGTTTCCGAATTTACCCAGGACGGAAAGATTACTTTACTTAAACTTGAAGATAATGGCTTAAATGTAGATCCGGATACTGACATAGTAGAGATATCTTCAAAAGAATTAATATTTGAAGGTATTATTAATCGAGCCGTACCAAATAAAAAAGTTACCATCGCTAACCGAAAAACAGAAGCTATTGTACTGGACAGTTTAGTAATTTCTGGTATTCATGCTAGTAACTTTAGTACAACCGGCATAGCATTACCTTTGACTATTGAACCCAATAGCTCTTTGGACATATTTATAAATTTTAATACAGGTTCAACTCCTGCTGATTTAAGTGGTTTACTTACCTTGAATTTTGCAAATGAAGAAAGTCAAACTGTTGGTTTATACGGTTTAAGTAAAGGAGGTTTTGCTGCTGGAGAAGAACCATTTTTACAACAAATTGTAAATGTCTTAGGATATCCTATAAATACCGGAGGAAACACATTAAGTTATCCTATTACTAGTGATTTACTTGGAGATGAAATTGCAAATTCGGTTTTTGAACAGGCAGAAGTTTCTATGCCTATCAAATTAACTCCGGTGGGTCGGTATTCACCCATAGAGGCAGCAAGTTTTGGGTATTATTTATCAGATATCCCTGATTCTGAAACCGAATTGATTGTCCTTACTAATACGTCTGCTAATTCACAAACTCTTTTTCCTTCCTTTACGGGTAGTACCTTGTTTAACATTAGCAATTCCTTTGGCTTTTACGGTAGTACTCAAGGGAACAAAACTTTTTATACGGAGGATCAATTAAATGCTAATCTACCCGTTCCGCATGCATGGCGGATCTATCCAATAGTAAATAGAGAAGGAAATACAGTTCCAAATACCTTTTTGTTTACAATGGAAGAAGCAAGTAATGGAGATTATCAAGATTACATATACGTAGTGTCTAATATCAAACCGGTAGCTATTGTAGATAAAAATGAGATATCAGTTTCATTTGCAACTCCGGTGAACGATGACGTATTTTCAAAAGGAGAATTGTTTACTGTTGAAATAACCGCAACCAGTACCAATCAAAATATTACTGATGTTCAGTTATTTGTAGATGATGTCCTGGTAAGGACAGTTACGAGCGCTCCATATGTTTTTGGTGGTGACAATGCCCCAAATGATTTAACCGGATTAACTGTAGGTGAACACGTTTTAAAAGCCATTGCTACGGATGCTGTAGGAAATACCGAAGAAGCCTCTATAACAATTTCTATTATTGAAGATCCCAATACTGCTGAAATATTCCTAGAAAACATGCTTAAAGTTCCCGGAACAGATATCGCTTTTCCGTACAATGATAGGGTAGTTTTTCATAGATTAAAATCAGGAAGGTTTCTAACTACCGATAAGAATATTATTAGGGTTCATAACGTAGGTAATGCTGACTTAAAAGTGGATTCGGTTACCATTTCTACTAATGACTTTGAACTTATAAATCCCGTAGATGCTGATGGATTCACCTTAGGTGTAAATGAGTTTAGAGACGTTCCGGTTATATTTACCAAATCGGAAGGAACTGAAAATGAATTGGTAGAAGCTACTTTTTCAGTTATTTCAAATGATATGAATACCCCGGTAGCAAGTGTAGTTCTGGCAGGTGAATTTCAGTTGGCATGTTGTGGTGGCAGGGAGCCAAAACCCAGGGATATTGTAAAATTATTAGGCTTTGCTACGCAAATTACCGGAAACGGAACGCGTTTAAAATCTGCCTATCCTACGGCTGCTTCTATAGCGTCCGGAGATCAGGGTGACCTGGAGCTTTCGCAATTATGGGTACAGGCGGATCTTTCTCAACCAGTAACTTCTTTCTTTGTAAACGGATTTAGTGGTAATGGTAGCCAAACCGTAAAGTTAATAGATGATCAAAAAGTCACGGTAGACGGGTTTTCTTTTACAAGAACAGTAGCATGGAATCAAGCTATGTTTCCTAGAGTTGGAGATAATTCCATAACAGATCCGTTAGTCTTTGCATCTAAGAATGTCAGTTCACCATTTGCTATTGAGATTCAGAATAGAAGCACCTTAGGTTCCGGAAGAATAGATGTAAATACAGGACTACCTCCAGACCTGGAGGTTAGGGCATATAAAATTGTAAATCCGGACGGTAGCATTCGAGAAAATGAGTATTTTGTAACGATGGACTTTGCCCGTAATTGTACTGATTTCGGTGGGGGGACTTGTGATTACAACGACAATGCCATCTATATCACAAACATCAAGCCTTTTGATCCAACCTTAGTTGCTCCAACTGTGGCTGCTTCGGTTGCAAAGGCTACTCTGGAAACTTTCCCTTTATTAGATCAGGGTATAAGAGCAGAGGATATTTTGGTTTTTCCTAATCCCACAAAGGATGTTTTAAACCTAAATATAAGTAACTATAAAGGGCAAAGTATAGATTATCATATAAGTGCAATTACAGGAGCTACTATTAAAAAAGGTGCTTTAACAGGAGATAGCTCAAACAATTCAGTTATTAGCGTAGGCTCTTTACCTAATGGTCTGTACTTTTTAAACCTGGAATTAAAGGATGGAACAGCGATTGTTAAAAAGTTTGTTATCAGAAAATAA
- a CDS encoding acyl-CoA dehydrogenase, with protein MDFTLTEEQLMIRDAARDFAKSELLPGVIERDTHQQFPTEQVKKMGELGFLGMMASPDYGGGGMDTLSYVLVMEELSKIDASASVIVSVNNSLVCWGLETYGTEAQKDKYLRKLTTGESIGAFCLSEPEAGSDATSQKTTAIDKGDHYILNGTKNWITNGNSSDYYLVIAQTDREKKHKGINAFIVEKGWEGFEIGPKEDKLGIRGSDTHSLIFNDVKVPKENRIGEEGFGFKFAMKTLGGGRIGIAAQALGIAAGAYELAKEYAKVRKAFGTEIINHQAIAFKLADMYAQIEGARLLVYKSALDKDTGNNYDVSSALAKLVASQAAMDVTIEAVQIHGGNGYVKEYHVERLMRDAKITQIYEGTSEIQKIVISRALSKE; from the coding sequence ATGGATTTTACACTTACCGAAGAACAATTGATGATCCGGGATGCAGCCCGGGATTTTGCTAAAAGCGAATTACTACCCGGTGTGATAGAACGGGATACGCATCAGCAATTCCCTACAGAACAGGTAAAAAAGATGGGGGAGCTTGGATTTTTAGGAATGATGGCTTCTCCGGACTATGGCGGCGGCGGAATGGATACGCTTTCTTATGTGCTGGTGATGGAAGAACTTTCTAAAATTGACGCTTCTGCCTCAGTTATTGTTTCGGTAAACAACTCCTTGGTATGCTGGGGGTTAGAAACCTACGGTACGGAAGCACAAAAGGATAAATATCTAAGAAAACTGACTACCGGTGAATCAATCGGAGCGTTTTGCCTTTCTGAACCGGAAGCGGGAAGCGATGCTACTTCTCAAAAAACAACGGCTATTGATAAAGGGGATCATTATATCTTAAACGGAACTAAAAACTGGATTACTAACGGAAATTCTTCAGATTACTATCTGGTAATCGCTCAAACAGACAGAGAGAAAAAGCATAAAGGTATCAATGCCTTTATCGTGGAAAAAGGCTGGGAAGGTTTTGAGATCGGCCCAAAGGAAGATAAACTGGGAATTAGAGGAAGCGATACACATTCGCTTATTTTTAATGATGTAAAAGTGCCTAAAGAAAACCGGATTGGAGAGGAAGGTTTTGGTTTTAAATTTGCAATGAAAACACTAGGCGGTGGCCGAATCGGAATTGCAGCACAGGCTTTAGGAATTGCAGCCGGAGCTTATGAATTGGCTAAAGAATATGCCAAGGTAAGAAAAGCTTTTGGAACCGAGATTATCAACCATCAGGCTATCGCTTTTAAACTGGCAGATATGTACGCCCAAATTGAAGGAGCCCGTTTATTGGTATACAAATCTGCATTAGACAAAGATACCGGCAACAACTACGATGTATCCAGTGCCCTTGCAAAACTAGTGGCTTCTCAGGCAGCAATGGATGTAACGATTGAAGCGGTGCAAATTCACGGCGGTAATGGCTACGTAAAAGAATACCACGTAGAACGCTTGATGCGAGACGCAAAAATTACACAGATTTATGAAGGTACCAGTGAGATACAAAAGATTGTAATTTCCCGAGCTTTAAGTAAAGAATAG
- a CDS encoding ATP-grasp domain-containing protein, whose amino-acid sequence MNNILITSAGRRVSLTRAFQKELKEVFPDSKVFVSDAAPELSSAAQIADRSFNLPLVKDPAYIDVLITLCKKEGIKLIVPTIDPELPVLAENYEKFVANGIYPIISSAQFISYCNDKRNTHHFFATKNIKYAKEYSRTNYTFPFFIKPIDGSGSSDLYIIKEESDLSNELIENEKLLFLEYYSKKEHDEYTCDLYYDRNHDLKCIVPRKRIEIRGGEVSKGLTRKNILMNYISQRLQHIEGARGCLTFQFFVHAQTEDVIGIEINARFGGGYPLSYLAGANYPKWVINEYLLDKPVEPFDQWKDNLLMLRYDSEVLVEDYHG is encoded by the coding sequence ATGAACAATATATTAATTACCTCCGCCGGAAGAAGAGTATCTCTGACTAGGGCTTTTCAGAAAGAATTAAAAGAAGTATTTCCGGACAGTAAGGTCTTTGTTTCGGATGCTGCACCTGAATTATCATCTGCCGCACAGATTGCAGATCGATCTTTTAACCTTCCGCTTGTCAAAGACCCGGCTTATATCGATGTACTGATTACACTTTGTAAAAAGGAAGGTATCAAACTGATCGTACCTACCATTGATCCTGAGCTACCCGTGCTTGCTGAAAATTATGAGAAATTTGTAGCAAACGGAATTTATCCAATTATTTCTTCCGCGCAATTTATATCCTATTGCAATGATAAAAGAAATACTCATCATTTTTTTGCCACCAAAAACATCAAATACGCAAAAGAATATTCTCGTACAAATTATACCTTCCCATTTTTTATAAAACCTATTGATGGTAGCGGAAGCAGTGATCTTTATATTATTAAAGAAGAAAGTGATTTAAGTAACGAATTGATTGAAAACGAAAAATTACTTTTTCTGGAATACTATTCTAAAAAAGAACACGACGAGTATACATGTGACCTGTATTATGACAGAAACCATGATCTAAAATGTATTGTTCCCCGAAAAAGAATTGAGATTAGGGGTGGAGAGGTAAGTAAAGGATTGACTAGAAAGAACATTCTGATGAATTATATATCTCAACGCTTGCAACATATAGAAGGGGCGCGGGGGTGCCTGACTTTTCAATTTTTTGTACATGCGCAGACTGAAGATGTTATTGGTATTGAAATCAATGCCCGTTTTGGTGGGGGTTATCCCCTATCCTATCTGGCAGGTGCTAATTATCCGAAGTGGGTGATTAACGAGTACCTATTAGATAAACCCGTTGAACCCTTTGATCAATGGAAAGATAATTTATTAATGTTACGCTACGATTCTGAAGTATTAGTTGAAGATTACCATGGATAA
- a CDS encoding Glu/Leu/Phe/Val dehydrogenase dimerization domain-containing protein produces the protein MKELLTTYENKAPEIVFNWKDSETEAEGWTVINSLRGGAAGGGTRMRKGLDMNEVLSLAKTMEVKFTVSGPEIGGAKSGINFDPNDLRKKGVLERWYKAVSPLLKSYYGTGGDLNVDEIHEVIPITENCGVWHPQEGVFNGHFQPTEADKINRIGQLRQGVIKVLENTTFSPDVSRKYTVADMITGYGVAEAVRHFYELSQKSITGKRAIVQGFGNVGSAAAYYLSEMGAKIVGVIDHAGGLIKEEGFTHDDIRRLFLNKNGNKLQADQLIPFKEINERIWSLPTEIFMPCAASRLITKDQISTMIATGLEVISCGANVPFADKEIFFGPIMEYTDDKVSLIPDFISNCGMARVFAYFMERRVSMTDEAIFKDTSNTIYKALEKVFKKNNNAATGISQTAFEIALKQLL, from the coding sequence ATGAAAGAACTTTTAACAACATACGAAAATAAAGCACCGGAAATAGTTTTTAACTGGAAAGACAGTGAAACCGAAGCTGAAGGATGGACAGTTATCAATTCTTTACGTGGGGGTGCTGCCGGAGGTGGAACCCGAATGCGAAAAGGGCTTGATATGAATGAAGTCCTGTCCCTTGCTAAAACCATGGAAGTTAAGTTTACCGTAAGCGGACCTGAAATAGGAGGGGCCAAGTCCGGAATCAATTTTGATCCTAACGATCTCCGTAAAAAAGGGGTGCTGGAACGATGGTATAAAGCGGTTTCTCCATTATTAAAAAGTTATTACGGCACCGGAGGAGACCTTAATGTAGATGAGATCCATGAAGTAATTCCTATAACAGAAAATTGCGGGGTCTGGCATCCGCAGGAAGGTGTTTTTAATGGTCATTTTCAACCTACCGAAGCTGATAAAATCAATCGTATCGGGCAATTACGTCAAGGTGTTATCAAAGTGTTAGAAAACACTACTTTTTCTCCTGATGTTAGCAGAAAATATACGGTGGCAGATATGATTACCGGGTACGGAGTAGCAGAAGCCGTTCGACATTTTTACGAACTATCACAAAAATCCATAACAGGCAAACGGGCTATTGTACAGGGTTTTGGGAACGTGGGTTCGGCAGCGGCGTATTACCTTTCTGAAATGGGTGCTAAAATTGTGGGTGTTATTGATCATGCCGGTGGTCTAATCAAAGAAGAAGGTTTTACCCATGATGATATCCGAAGGTTGTTTTTAAATAAAAACGGAAATAAGTTACAGGCAGATCAATTAATTCCGTTTAAAGAAATAAATGAGAGAATCTGGTCATTACCTACCGAGATTTTTATGCCTTGCGCAGCATCCCGGTTAATTACCAAAGATCAGATTAGTACCATGATCGCTACCGGACTGGAAGTAATCTCTTGTGGGGCAAATGTACCTTTTGCCGATAAAGAAATTTTCTTTGGACCTATTATGGAATATACAGATGATAAAGTTAGCTTGATACCTGATTTTATCTCAAATTGCGGGATGGCGCGAGTGTTTGCTTACTTTATGGAACGTCGGGTATCAATGACGGATGAAGCGATCTTTAAAGATACTTCAAATACGATTTACAAAGCCTTAGAAAAAGTCTTTAAAAAGAACAATAATGCAGCGACGGGTATTAGTCAAACCGCGTTTGAAATTGCATTAAAACAACTATTATAA